Proteins encoded within one genomic window of Sphaerotilus montanus:
- the serB gene encoding phosphoserine phosphatase SerB, translating into MSVAASPRELAPGLVIQGFEPPLRLSDFKLIAFDMDSTLINIECVDEIADAAGRKAEVAAITAAAMRGEITDYKDSLRRRVALLQGVPASALEEVYTQRLQLNPGAEALVRACRAAGLKTLLVSGGFTFFADRVAARLQLDEARSNLLEIVDGQLTGRMVDQPWGDICDGEEKRRTLLATCARLGIAPAQAIAMGDGANDLPMMGVAGLSVAHHAKPAVRAQAMVAIDDGGLDRLLDVFRDR; encoded by the coding sequence ATGTCTGTTGCCGCTTCCCCCCGTGAACTTGCCCCCGGCCTGGTGATCCAGGGTTTCGAGCCCCCGCTGCGCCTGAGCGACTTCAAGCTCATCGCCTTCGACATGGACTCGACGCTGATCAACATCGAGTGCGTCGACGAGATCGCCGACGCCGCCGGGCGCAAGGCCGAGGTCGCCGCCATCACCGCCGCGGCGATGCGCGGCGAGATCACCGACTACAAGGACAGCCTGCGCCGCCGCGTGGCCCTGCTGCAGGGCGTGCCGGCCAGCGCGCTGGAAGAGGTCTACACGCAGCGCCTGCAGCTGAATCCGGGCGCCGAAGCGCTGGTCCGGGCCTGCCGCGCCGCCGGCCTGAAGACGCTGCTGGTCTCGGGCGGCTTCACGTTCTTCGCGGACCGCGTGGCCGCACGCCTGCAACTCGACGAGGCGCGCAGCAACCTGCTGGAGATCGTGGACGGCCAGCTGACGGGCCGCATGGTCGACCAGCCCTGGGGCGACATCTGCGACGGCGAGGAAAAGCGCCGCACGCTGCTGGCCACCTGCGCCCGCCTGGGCATCGCCCCGGCGCAGGCCATCGCCATGGGCGACGGCGCCAACGACCTGCCGATGATGGGTGTGGCGGGCCTGTCGGTCGCGCACCACGCCAAACCGGCCGTGCGCGCCCAGGCCATGGTCGCCATCGACGACGGCGGACTCGACCGCCTGCTCGACGTCTTCAGGGACCGCTGA
- the rraA gene encoding ribonuclease E activity regulator RraA yields the protein MTAPAPTTLTSTCDLCDLHKGDTSGAFRVLPPVFRSFGGRAAFAGPVTTVKCFEDNTSVKAALEGPGQGRVLVVDGAGSLRRALIGGNIAAAAARNGWAGVVVDGCVRDLAELAACDVGLFALAPMPLPTDRRQAGLVDVAVQIQGVTVRPGDWLVADADGIVVLPAAR from the coding sequence ATGACTGCACCTGCTCCCACCACGCTCACCTCGACCTGCGACCTCTGCGACCTGCACAAGGGCGATACCAGTGGCGCCTTCCGCGTCCTGCCGCCGGTGTTCCGCTCGTTCGGCGGCCGTGCGGCCTTTGCCGGCCCGGTGACCACCGTGAAGTGTTTCGAGGACAACACCTCCGTCAAGGCGGCGCTGGAAGGCCCCGGCCAGGGGCGCGTGCTGGTGGTCGATGGCGCCGGCTCGCTGCGCCGGGCACTCATCGGCGGCAACATCGCGGCCGCGGCGGCGCGCAACGGCTGGGCCGGTGTCGTGGTGGATGGCTGCGTGCGCGATCTGGCGGAACTGGCCGCCTGCGACGTGGGCCTGTTCGCACTCGCCCCCATGCCGCTGCCGACCGACCGCCGCCAGGCCGGACTGGTCGATGTGGCCGTGCAGATCCAGGGTGTGACCGTGCGGCCCGGCGACTGGCTGGTGGCCGATGCGGACGGCATCGTCGTGCTGCCCGCCGCGCGCTGA
- a CDS encoding DUF4405 domain-containing protein, translated as MTIQRHWATPLTIGAFLLMAVTGGLMFFHLDRGLNKEAHEWLGWAMVVAVGLHVAVNFAAFKRHLTQTTGRVLIGVFAVLLGLSFLSVGDQKSEPGFAPPLRAMAQVPLSTLAPVLKLTPAELRERLGASGVLATSDTQTLAELVGPDLKRQIGVLNGLLAAPRP; from the coding sequence ATGACGATCCAACGCCACTGGGCCACGCCCCTCACCATCGGCGCCTTCTTGCTGATGGCCGTCACCGGGGGGCTGATGTTCTTCCACCTCGACCGCGGCCTGAACAAGGAGGCCCACGAATGGCTGGGCTGGGCCATGGTCGTGGCGGTCGGTCTGCACGTCGCGGTCAACTTCGCCGCCTTCAAGCGCCACCTGACCCAGACGACCGGGCGGGTGCTGATCGGCGTGTTCGCCGTGCTGCTGGGGCTGTCCTTCCTCAGCGTCGGCGACCAGAAGAGCGAACCAGGCTTCGCGCCGCCGCTGCGGGCCATGGCGCAGGTGCCGCTGTCGACGCTGGCCCCGGTGCTGAAACTCACGCCGGCCGAGCTGCGCGAGCGCCTGGGCGCTTCCGGCGTGCTGGCCACCTCGGACACGCAGACCCTGGCGGAGCTGGTCGGCCCGGACCTGAAGCGCCAGATCGGTGTGCTCAACGGACTGCTGGCCGCCCCCAGACCCTGA
- a CDS encoding HDOD domain-containing protein, protein MHVLSVPSDLLAPSVASALSDAPMLSALVADIGIPPCPDMLLRLRAELARTPPRSEELARIAMTDVAVSAALLKAAYAPWLGRGRGRGTLAQAFERLGPVRCTALLSALALREVLPAHGPSLERFWDVAHRRSVAMAWLARRHGEVAPDVAQTFGLFCDVGIPVLLQRFESPSYRATLAEANLGFRAFTEVERGRHGTDHAVVGAALARTWGVGEEIVEAVCLHHDYRVLGAEHRRRPSSLLIALALVAERMIQLHRGRNRHGEWLRGGVQALAALGMSEDDFEDWSDEIRTQMVLSGP, encoded by the coding sequence ATGCATGTGCTCTCCGTCCCGTCTGACCTCCTCGCGCCCTCGGTGGCGTCGGCCTTGTCCGATGCACCGATGCTGTCGGCGCTGGTCGCCGACATCGGCATTCCGCCGTGTCCTGACATGCTGTTGCGCCTGCGCGCCGAACTGGCGCGCACACCACCACGCAGCGAGGAACTCGCCCGCATTGCCATGACGGATGTGGCCGTCTCTGCCGCGCTGCTGAAGGCGGCCTATGCGCCCTGGCTCGGCCGCGGACGTGGTCGCGGCACGCTGGCCCAGGCCTTCGAGCGGCTCGGACCCGTGCGCTGTACCGCGCTGCTCAGTGCGCTGGCCCTGCGCGAGGTGCTGCCCGCGCACGGGCCCTCGCTGGAGCGCTTCTGGGATGTCGCGCACCGGCGCAGCGTGGCGATGGCCTGGCTGGCGCGCCGGCATGGCGAGGTCGCGCCGGACGTGGCGCAGACCTTCGGGCTGTTCTGCGACGTCGGGATTCCCGTGCTGCTGCAGCGCTTCGAATCACCCAGCTACCGCGCCACGCTGGCCGAAGCCAATCTCGGCTTCCGCGCCTTCACCGAGGTGGAACGCGGACGACACGGCACCGACCATGCGGTCGTTGGTGCCGCGCTGGCCCGGACCTGGGGCGTCGGCGAGGAGATCGTCGAGGCGGTCTGCCTGCACCACGACTACCGCGTGCTCGGCGCGGAACACCGCCGCCGGCCGTCCAGCCTGCTGATCGCGCTGGCGCTGGTGGCCGAGCGCATGATCCAGCTCCACCGCGGCCGCAACCGCCACGGCGAGTGGCTGCGCGGGGGCGTCCAGGCGCTGGCGGCGCTGGGCATGAGCGAGGACGATTTCGAGGACTGGAGCGACGAGATCCGGACCCAGATGGTGCTCAGCGGTCCCTGA